The proteins below are encoded in one region of Candidatus Cloacimonadota bacterium:
- a CDS encoding DNA polymerase III subunit alpha — translation MPFVHLHNHTQYSLLDGACRVKDMIKMAAKNGMPAIAITDHGNMCGTIDFYEEAKNAKLKPIIGMEAYVINGNIYSENSKKNTRYHLTILTKNMTGYQNLVKLSSIGFLDGFYYKPRIDRQLLKQYSKGLIALSGCMKGEIPQLILSGKYKSAIKVVHDYQEIFGQDNFYLEIMRLGLENEEKLINGLKKLSKETNAELVCTNDNHYLKKSDAVAHDILLCIQTGKLLKDENRMRFNTDQVYFKSEQEMRELFKDLPEAIENTNKIAEKCNLKLHFDKFLLPKVSIPSQYKDMDEYLSNIVFESVEKKYDSITDEIKQRINYELQVIKDTGFAGYFLVTRDIVSSARKMGVMVGPGRGSAAGSIVSYLTDITRIEPLKYDLIFERFLNPERVGMPDIDIDFSAEKRNAVIDYIVKKYGRKNVSQIITFGSLGAKMVVRDVGRVMGLSQGEVDQIAKKISSRPGIILGNAIEENPELKELINSKKEYKKLIEYSKTIEGLLRHSGVHAAGLVIAPDNLVNYVPLAKSVKDNSVVTQYEGKWLEKIGLLKLDCLGLKNITVIEKALELIKTNYNKEIDIDNIDLNDISTYELLCRGDTDGVFQFEGTGMRNVLMQIKPNCIDDLAVCTALYRPGPLNSGMHKVYIRRKNNEEEVIYLHPLIEEILRPTYGVIVYQEQVMQIAHKLAGFSFGEADILRKAMAKKQKRVMNKLKPKFVEGALKNDVSQNTAEEIYKLIEKFAQYGFNKSHSVAYSIISYQTAYLKANYPAEFMAALMTVESDSEKVAKFIDDCHRMGIEVLHPDINLSEYNFNVKDGKIIFGLKAIKNVGENAANAIVDGRKRQKKFINIYELCENIEINHINKTTLESLIGAGAMDSLEGNRAQQYTAIESALNFGTQKNRERIKGQVSLFDSKLTEDVDKYPKMPKVKDWTLNYKLEKEKELLGFYVSGHPFKEHEGEIEFLSNFDTKKYDEYLSKKETIKKLPSPLRIFSLLNNISKKNDKNNNLMAFLQCEDLYDKFEVILFASIYSKYHNTLKEGEILYITGHLSDREFQDSNKLRLIAREIIPIDKLSNKLSGNVYLNISEENIDNNKLKDFVKKCFVSEPGNFTVHFKVKTQLFGVLDIISQKYKIFPGKTLHDFVNDEEYFIKGIKVDFSEESALGIK, via the coding sequence ATGCCGTTTGTTCATTTACATAACCACACGCAGTACAGCCTCTTGGATGGTGCTTGCCGTGTTAAGGATATGATAAAAATGGCTGCTAAAAATGGTATGCCAGCCATAGCAATAACTGACCACGGCAATATGTGTGGCACAATAGACTTTTATGAAGAAGCAAAAAATGCTAAACTAAAACCAATCATTGGAATGGAAGCCTATGTAATCAATGGAAATATATATTCTGAAAATTCTAAAAAAAATACCCGATATCATCTCACAATTCTAACAAAAAATATGACTGGATACCAAAACCTTGTAAAACTTTCAAGTATTGGTTTCCTTGATGGATTTTACTACAAGCCCCGTATTGATAGGCAATTACTAAAACAGTATTCAAAAGGTCTCATCGCATTAAGTGGTTGCATGAAAGGGGAAATTCCACAATTGATTCTCTCTGGAAAATATAAAAGTGCAATAAAGGTTGTGCATGACTATCAAGAAATCTTTGGGCAAGATAACTTTTACTTGGAAATAATGAGATTGGGCTTAGAAAATGAGGAGAAACTCATCAATGGCCTAAAGAAATTATCAAAAGAAACTAATGCTGAACTCGTTTGTACAAATGATAATCACTATCTAAAAAAATCAGATGCTGTAGCACACGATATACTTTTATGCATTCAAACAGGAAAATTACTTAAAGATGAAAACAGAATGAGATTTAATACCGACCAGGTTTATTTCAAATCCGAACAGGAGATGCGAGAACTTTTTAAGGACCTTCCTGAAGCTATAGAGAATACGAATAAGATTGCTGAAAAATGCAATCTAAAATTACACTTTGACAAATTCTTGCTGCCGAAAGTATCCATCCCTTCTCAATATAAAGATATGGATGAATACTTAAGCAATATAGTCTTTGAATCCGTTGAGAAAAAATACGACTCTATTACAGACGAAATAAAGCAAAGGATTAATTACGAATTACAGGTTATTAAAGATACAGGATTTGCTGGATATTTTTTGGTAACAAGGGATATTGTTTCTTCTGCCCGAAAAATGGGTGTTATGGTCGGTCCGGGCAGAGGCTCAGCCGCAGGAAGCATTGTATCTTATCTAACAGATATAACTCGCATTGAACCATTAAAATACGATTTGATTTTTGAAAGATTTCTTAATCCTGAACGAGTAGGTATGCCAGATATTGATATTGACTTTTCCGCTGAAAAACGCAATGCTGTCATAGATTACATTGTAAAAAAATATGGTAGAAAGAATGTGAGTCAGATAATTACTTTTGGAAGCCTCGGGGCTAAGATGGTTGTTAGAGATGTCGGTAGAGTAATGGGACTATCCCAGGGGGAGGTTGACCAGATTGCAAAAAAAATAAGTTCCAGACCAGGAATAATTCTTGGGAATGCTATAGAAGAGAATCCAGAACTCAAAGAACTCATCAATAGTAAAAAGGAATACAAAAAATTAATAGAATATTCAAAGACAATAGAGGGTTTGCTCCGCCATTCAGGAGTGCATGCTGCAGGACTGGTTATCGCACCAGATAATTTAGTAAATTATGTTCCTCTTGCAAAATCTGTAAAAGATAATAGTGTGGTTACTCAATATGAAGGAAAATGGCTTGAAAAAATCGGACTTCTTAAATTAGACTGCCTTGGACTAAAAAACATTACGGTAATAGAAAAAGCCCTTGAACTAATTAAAACAAATTACAATAAAGAAATTGATATTGATAATATTGATTTAAATGATATAAGCACCTATGAGCTTCTATGTAGAGGCGATACTGATGGCGTATTTCAATTTGAAGGCACTGGAATGAGAAATGTTCTTATGCAAATAAAACCAAATTGTATTGATGACCTTGCGGTTTGCACAGCATTGTATAGACCTGGTCCCTTGAATAGCGGTATGCATAAAGTATATATAAGAAGAAAAAATAACGAAGAAGAAGTTATTTATCTACATCCCTTAATTGAGGAAATTTTAAGACCAACTTATGGGGTTATTGTATATCAAGAACAAGTAATGCAAATAGCACATAAACTTGCTGGATTTTCTTTCGGTGAAGCTGATATTCTCAGAAAGGCAATGGCAAAAAAACAAAAAAGAGTAATGAATAAACTCAAACCAAAATTCGTTGAAGGTGCTTTAAAAAATGATGTCAGCCAGAACACCGCTGAAGAAATTTACAAACTAATTGAAAAATTTGCACAGTATGGATTTAACAAATCTCATAGCGTAGCATACAGCATTATTTCATACCAGACCGCATATCTAAAAGCAAATTATCCAGCAGAATTTATGGCTGCACTTATGACAGTTGAATCAGATAGTGAGAAAGTTGCAAAATTCATTGATGATTGCCACAGAATGGGCATAGAAGTCCTACATCCAGATATTAATCTCAGTGAATATAACTTTAATGTGAAAGATGGCAAAATCATCTTTGGACTGAAAGCTATTAAGAATGTTGGAGAGAATGCTGCCAATGCAATTGTAGATGGCAGAAAAAGGCAGAAAAAATTCATAAACATATATGAATTATGTGAAAATATTGAGATAAATCACATCAATAAAACAACACTTGAGAGTTTAATCGGCGCCGGTGCTATGGACAGTCTTGAAGGAAATCGGGCTCAACAATACACTGCGATTGAATCTGCTTTAAACTTCGGCACACAGAAAAATAGGGAAAGAATTAAAGGACAAGTTTCACTATTTGATAGTAAACTGACTGAAGATGTTGATAAATATCCCAAAATGCCAAAAGTTAAAGACTGGACTTTAAACTATAAATTAGAAAAAGAAAAAGAACTTCTTGGTTTCTATGTTTCTGGACATCCATTTAAAGAACATGAGGGAGAAATTGAGTTTTTATCTAATTTTGATACAAAAAAATATGATGAATATCTAAGCAAAAAGGAAACAATAAAGAAATTGCCCAGCCCATTAAGAATATTTTCTCTTTTGAATAACATCTCAAAAAAAAATGATAAGAATAATAATCTTATGGCTTTCTTACAATGCGAAGATCTATATGATAAATTTGAAGTAATTTTATTCGCATCTATTTATTCTAAGTATCATAATACACTTAAAGAAGGCGAAATATTGTATATCACAGGTCATCTGTCGGACAGAGAATTTCAGGATAGTAATAAATTAAGATTAATAGCAAGGGAAATTATCCCGATAGATAAATTATCAAATAAATTATCTGGTAATGTCTATCTCAACATCTCTGAAGAAAATATAGATAACAACAAACTAAAGGATTTTGTAAAAAAATGCTTTGTTTCTGAGCCAGGTAATTTTACAGTTCACTTTAAAGTCAAAACACAACTCTTTGGTGTATTAGATATTATTTCACAAAAATATAAAATCTTTCCGGGAAAAACTCTACATGATTTTGTTAATGATGAAGAATATTTTATCAAAGGTATAAAGGTTGATTTCTCCGAAGAATCTGCCTTAGGCATAAAATGA
- the rpmA gene encoding 50S ribosomal protein L27, whose protein sequence is MAHKKGVGSTQNGRDSNPKFLGVKKYAGEFVRAGNILIRQRGTKIHPGKNVGLGNDYTIFSLIDGYVKFESYKFPGCKSLRKKRRQVSVYQ, encoded by the coding sequence GTGGCACATAAAAAAGGTGTTGGCAGCACACAAAACGGAAGAGACAGTAATCCTAAATTTTTGGGTGTAAAAAAATATGCTGGTGAATTTGTTAGAGCTGGAAATATACTTATTAGACAGCGAGGGACAAAAATTCATCCCGGTAAGAATGTTGGACTGGGAAATGATTATACAATATTCTCACTTATTGATGGTTATGTAAAATTTGAATCATACAAATTTCCCGGATGCAAATCTTTAAGAAAAAAGAGACGACAGGTAAGCGTCTATCAATAA
- the rplU gene encoding 50S ribosomal protein L21: MYAIINYKGQQFKVQKDDIVKVPYIDGKEVGAEFEINEVLALEGDKRPKIGKPYVKKAKVLAEVLSHGRDKKIIVFKKKKRKGYSRKQSHRQKYTEVKVKDIVKE; this comes from the coding sequence ATGTACGCAATAATAAATTATAAAGGACAGCAGTTCAAGGTTCAAAAAGACGATATCGTTAAGGTCCCATATATTGATGGTAAAGAAGTTGGAGCAGAATTTGAGATTAATGAGGTCTTAGCTTTAGAAGGCGACAAAAGACCAAAAATTGGAAAACCTTATGTAAAAAAGGCAAAGGTTCTTGCTGAGGTTCTTTCTCATGGCAGAGATAAAAAGATAATCGTTTTTAAGAAAAAGAAACGAAAAGGTTATAGTAGAAAGCAAAGTCATAGACAAAAATATACAGAAGTAAAAGTTAAAGACATTGTAAAAGAATAA